AACATAAACCCAACAGCTATGCAGCCATTCTCCCCacgtggaggaggggagggagaagtctCCAATTTAAGCAAAATAATCTAAAGGATCagaatgcagtttttttcttgtctacttccttcctccccctcaaAGTTAACCTTAGACTTGCCCTTGATTGTGACTAATGATGAGGACATCATAAGCCTGCTTGTTCTGAACAAAGGGTAAGGACAATGTTTAATAAGGCAAGAGACCAAAAGAATGAGAAGCTGGGGAAAGCACGTCAAGACACGAAGCTAATGATGTAATTTAGGGGCTGcttcaaaattctgaaagcaAACTCAGAATACTGTTCTTAATTCCATCTCTAGAAAGTCGAGGGGTTCTGAGGCTCCATTCCTTAATGGAAACTGGAACTGAAGCATGAACTGAAAACCAAAATGAAGAACACCAATCTGCTAAACCTCAcaccaaagacaaatattatttcttttactgaATCATGAACCACAGTGTTTAACTTGATCACTTTATAGTAGAGCCAAAGTTAAggatttttctaaaaacatttaacAGAATAAGAACATAGAAATACTCTCTAAACCATATCTCAGTGGTTGGAATCCTATTCTTGGAGTCACAAGGATTTTGTAAAAGATGTAGAAATATTAGAGATTGTTTCTGAATCTCAGTATTCATCATGAAATTGAAAAGCAGGACAGAAATACGgtattctcttccttctgctgtATAGACCAGCACCCTCATAACCACGTAAGaatcataaaatgttaaataaggcTGAAAGAGATCACAGAGTCTGTTTTAATTCCTAGAAGACATAGAGTACCTTCCATGCAAGTGATTTTCTTGAATGTTGGCTGGCACACCTTCAACTTTCCCTTAAAGGACTTAAAGATGATCTTAGTGTGTGGTTTGAGAAAAGGGTCTTTAAAATCTTTGGTCACCCATGTCAATGAATGGGACCTTTCATGTCAATGAAAGGGACATAAGTGCCTTATGCTACAGTTTATGACAATTTTCTGGTGTTCATCTCTCAGTGGAAACCAAAGAAACATACTATAAGGGCTGGAAAGGACTTGAGACATCATCATTTTACCATGGGGAAGGTAAAGTGGAGAGGGACTAACTGCGCAttacagccaggaagtggcagaacaCAGATCTGATTCCTGGGAGGCTGCTCCTGCCATTAAGTCACACTACCGCCGATAAGGGCATGGCATCTGTGCCACATGACCACCTTTGTGGCTAACAAGTGATATGGGCCCAAAGAGACATACTTAAAAACTACATTACCAGGGGCTAGGAACAGAGACTAAGATATaatggaggggacttccctggttgcgcagtggttaagaatccacctgccaatgcaggggacaggggttggaGCCCtagtctgtgaagatcccacatgctacggagcaacgaagcccatgtgccacaactactagagcctgcactctagagcccgtgagccacaactactgatcccatgtgcctagagcctgtgctccacaataagagaagacatcgcactgagaagccctcgcaccaagGAAGAGGGGTGTTCAGCGCAAAGCCCAATTgactgcagcaacgaagaccaaaaaaaaaaaagatctaatggagggattttgtttctatttttgcgTTGGAAACGGAGAGGCTCAGTTCCAGTTTAGAGCGATCCTactgattagaaaaacaaaacaagcaaaacactTCAGGTCAAAGTTTTAAAAACCCCTAATATCTGGACCTGTTTTGGAATTCAGCAAatagccccacccccaccccaggctgaaaACAATAGTGAGGGCAGAGACCTTTTCTGGCTTATTCATTGCTGCATTCTCATAACAGCTATAAAGTTATGCATtcaatagttgttgaatgaattctAACCAGGGTTTATCACCTGGTTTAAATCCTTGGCTGATTACAACCCGCCCTCAAAGGCAGAGCAGGGTGAACAGGCAGTCTCCTGATTCTCCCTAAATTCCACAAAGATCCACTTTGTAGATCAGGGGCATGACTTTGGCTTACACTAACTTACCCCACACTGACTTGAGGTGTAGTCCATGAATTCAGCCATTGTTCTGAAGGAAGCACTGAGCGTGGGGTGTCTTTCTTCTCTCTACGTGAATAAAAGGCAAGTCACAGGTGAGTTCTGGTATTCCCTATTGGAGAAGGAAGTCATTTTGGGAATAGCTTCCCTTTTACTTTTTGACAGGCCTCTGCAAGTTTAAGTCAGTAACAAAGATCTTACTGAGAAAGAATTACAACTTTAAAAGGAATACATAGACACGCAATTTTTCCAGGACAAAGACAGGTTTGTTGCCTTTCCTCTAATATCAGATGGTATCCTgtaagatttgttttaaaaagtgaccAACCAGGGCTGAGCACTAGGGGTATCTAGCGGTATCCTAAAGCTACCCAATAAGAATTTGTCAAACGTCAAGAGTTTTCAAAAGGCTCTCCGATGCACTGTCCTGATACTTAGCTTCCGCCGAGGACTGGATCCCCGGGTGCCTCTGTGTGGCGTGCCCTGGTTCTCAGCAAAGCCGCTGCTGAGCCAATGAATGGGCTGGTCCCCAGCACAGGGGCCCTCACCTCTCCAGGGAGAGGGCGCTGGGGGCCGGCTGCCGGGCCTCTTTCTTGGTAGGGTCGCTCCCGGGAAATGAGCCCTACGCTGCCTTTGGGACGCTCCACCGAATGCCAGTCCACCGCCCTCCTTTTGGCCCGCTCCAGCACTTCCTGACCCAGCCTAGCTGAGCGCTGCAGGGAACTTCGGTCCACCCCGTTCAGCGCCGCGGCCGCCAAACAGTTCTCCATGTCTCCCTGCGCgggcacagacacacaaacatgGGCGAGTCAGCGGGACGCCGGGTCCCCGCGCCAGCTCGGGGTCGGACCCAGGGCCACGACCTCCCCGGCGACCGCCGCCCCCGGCTCCGCCCAACGCGCTCTCCAGCGGGCGCCGCGTCCAGGGTGAAGCCGCGCGCGAGCAGCCCCTCCATTTCCGTCTCCCCCTCCCCTAACTAGGAAGCCCTCACCCCGCCGGCCTCTGAAGGCGCATGCGCTCAGCGCACGGTCGACAAGGGAGGGCTGGGCCTGGAACACTCGGCGCCGGCGCATCAGGCCATTGGCGGGGTGCGGGAGAGGGGCGTGGCGGGGGCGGTGGAGCGCGCGCGGCCTGCGCTGGACACGCCTCCTGCGTCCTGGCCGCCTCTCCTGGGAGCCGGTTGTCAGACTAACTGACGGCGctcagggggcggggcctgccgGCTGGCGAGTCGCGGGAACCGGAGTCGAGCCGGTGGCGGAGGTTGTCTGTCCACGCTGTTGCAGGACCAGAAACTGGCTCTTGGAGGTCGTTTCCGTCGCTTAACGCGGGGAACCTGATGTAAAGTCAGGTGGTCTGCTGTTGGGCTAAGACATTGTGGGGAATAAGACGCGTGCCTCCAGGCGCCTATCAAGGCCCGGTCTACATTTGGGGATATCGCTACTCTAAAACCTCTTTCGTCTGAGGAGATGACTAGGTTAGGCCAGACAGTGCGGCTGCCAAGGTGGCGTCTGGAGAAGGGAGTCCGCCTGGCCAGAAGGCTGAGGGACGCGCGGCCCACGGGGCCAGGGGCCCCTGCGTTGTATGTAGGGTCTCGTAGTCCCCTCGTGGTAGCTTCCTCGCTCCTCCAGAGAGACGTACAGACTCACGCGTTTTTGGAGTCCTTTTCTCTGGGGGGTTCGCCTTTCAAGAATAGTTGGCCCACGTTTAAGTAAGGAGCTGTGTGCATGGCTaccttccaccccaccccaccggcTGTCTGGTAGGAGATACGGGGTCTCGTTTCTACACCACCCTGGCGCACAGCGAAGCCTTGCTGCTCAGGAGGGACCGCTTTAAGGGACACGAGGAGACCCTCAGCGCTGAGCTGGTCTCCTCAGCAGATGGCTTGATGAGCGTGTATGAGGATACTACTACTATAACCTCCGTCTGTGCTTTTACTCATTTCCTGCTTTCCTCTCGGAACGAAATTGAACGGCAGTCTACATTATCTTGGGGTAGTTTTCATTGTAGGAGTTTTCTAAAACTTTTCCTTCAGGAAGTGTTTATCAGGTACCTCCTTTAGAGTGGTTATATGCACAAGGTCCCAAATATCCAGTCTGGAGAGCTGAGTTTGAGTTCAGACTCTGCCCCTTTTTTGCTGTGTGATTCTCGGCAAACAAattaacttctttgagcctcactTTTCCTCATCTCTATACTAGAGGATCCCAGTAGTACCAGTCTCCACGGACTGTGAGCTtcttgaggacagggaccataTCTGTCTTGCATCTAGTATTTTATCTGTCACAGAAGAGGCTGCAAACAGCGATTGAATGCATGAATAGGGTTGCTGTAAGGATTCTGTGAGAGAATTCCCGTAAAATACTCAGCACAATGCCTTGCCAAGAAAAGTGCTCCATAgatatgtgccaggtgctgtcctAGGAGTGGTGGAGAATACAAAGTATAAAGgagaattaaaaagaaggaatgatGCACATAAAATCTGTAATGCTAAGAACAAAATGTTAAGATTTTGTTCATAAGCTGTTTGCCATAAGATTGATACAGAAAAAGTGCTATGAAGCTTAGAGGAGAAATAGATATTGTTCAGAGGGGGGGATCAAGAAAAGTTTTGTAGGAAGGAGGCATTTGatctgggccttgaaggatggcCTAGGAATTATTGGGAGAAGGGGTAGTTAAGATACCTGTTAACTGCTCCTATAATGAATGTAGTTAGGGGTAAGATAGaatttgttcttcctttattatttatGGATTTCAAGATCTTGGCTCCATAACTGTTAGCTGTGTCTGTGTAACCATGAGCAGACTACTTAACTGTTCTATACCTCAGTTTTgtcaactataaaatgggaataataacagtacATTCCTCATAGGGTAGTTGTGATGatcaaataagttaatatatgtaaagtgctttaactagtacttggcacatagtaaatgctcaataaatattagctagtaTTATTATCTTCAGCAGACTTCAGCCTTGTCTCCCCATATGCCCTCACTCATTTGAAACTACATCCATACTGCACCCCACTTAACTCTCTTCCCCAGAATTCTGTTACTAGTCTCCACCCCCAATTCCATTCCAGTTGAAGCATTATCTTTTTGTCAAGGGAACTTTTGAAATCTTCCACTATTCCCAGGTACAACCTATGTTttcatggctttttaaaaaaatttgatattGTGGTACTTATCCCAATATGATTTAAATTACATGTAGTTCTGGTTCATTCTCTCCTGTCAACTTATAAACTTCTTGAAGGTGGAAACTGTTCTTTATTTGTCTTTAAGTATCCAGGGACTACTGGGCAGTAGGTgttcaatagatatttgttgaatttactgattgaatttttaacttaaatagaTTCCTGTTAGGCCAGGTAAGAATTGgcgtcttaaaaaaaaaatctacctacaTACACTTTAATGAATGCAATGAATATTCAATTGTAACTAATTTTCCCAGAATTTAACATTTAGAAATATATGGGAAAGAAGGTGCTTGGAATGAAACTGAAGCCTGAAAACTGACATGAAATTaaatctttgtgtttgtttttatgtttataaatatatgtatatatttaaataatttcaacatTTGTGCTGTAAAGCACAGATTGAGAtaatcctttttctcttttttaagattagatggaaaaaaatgatGGAACATGATGTGCCATCAGGGCCCTTGTGGATCAAACACAGCCCAAGCCAGGTACTACTGAAAGCTACTGGTAGAGACTTGGAAATGGAACAGCAAATAAAGGGAGGGCATATAATCAGGAATGTACTTGGTCATTGATGGAGAAAGAAGTCAGTATAAGTCTTCCATGATTTCTCTCTTCATAAGGGTAAATTCATTACAGAGAACACATAGAAGTTATTTGTCTAGGCTATGTTTGGGGGAATAGATGAGTTGGAGGAAGCCTTTATTCTTGAAATCTGAGGAAAGAGATTGATGCTGTATTTGGGACTTtttgaggagaaaaaacaaatctaGTGAAGAGCAGTataaattcttttcctgtatgtGGAGGGGGCAAAAAAGGGTTAAAAATGTAGGATGCAAAAGTGGGTATCATGCCAGAGTCAGACAGTGATTTATACTGCACATACCAGAGAATGTATAAATCGTTTTATCTGACAGgtggtatttttatttcttcagcagACTTAGAGAGCTTTAGAATCATTATAGCTTTGTAAAGTAGTATTACAGTCATTAGATCATGACTGAGTCATTAGATCATTCATTTTGCCTGATTAACATCAACTCATTGGGTTATTGGGGAATGAAAGAAACTCATTATCAAAATTGTCATCTTGATTATGTAGATTAAAGAAAATGAACCCAACTTCTGAGAATTAGCTttcacaaaatgttaaaaattgactggaagttaaaaaaattggTTGATTAGGGAAaagttttgtcatttaaaaaactaTCAGAGATTAAAGGAATAGTAATTTTGGAAGCTATAAATAGTTGGAATCCATGCagagtttttttaaaactactttgaagtataatttacatatcataaaattcacatgATCGAAGTATACAATCCAATACAGTTTAGTTAATTTACGGAATTATGCAGTCATCACCACAACCcagttttggaacattttcatgacctgaaaaaaaatccctaatgCCCTATGCAGTCAGTCTTAGCTCCCACCCCTAGACCCAGGTGAACACTATTCTGCTTACCATTTCTATAAATGTGCCTTTTCTATCCAGTTCATATAAatgaatcacacaatatgtgaccttttttctggcctctttcacttagcatggtgtttttgaggttcatccatatagtagcatgtatcagtacttcattcctttttgtggctgaataatattccatcactATGttaatatactacattttgtttatccattcaccagttgtttgcagtttgggactattatgaataatggtgcCATGAATGATTGGGTATAAGACTTTTTGCGggtacatgttttcatttctcttggggatATAC
The genomic region above belongs to Hippopotamus amphibius kiboko isolate mHipAmp2 chromosome 9, mHipAmp2.hap2, whole genome shotgun sequence and contains:
- the AKIP1 gene encoding A-kinase-interacting protein 1 isoform X2, which produces MENCLAAAALNGVDRSSLQRSARLGQEVLERAKRRAVDWHSVERPKGSVGLISRERPYQERGPAAGPQRPLPGEREERHPTLSASFRTMAEFMDYTSSQCGKYYSSVPEEGGATHVYRYHRGKSEIHLCPDAGNGQAENISKDLYIEVYPGTYSVTVGVNDLAKKTHVVAVDSGQSVDLVFPV